One stretch of Candidatus Methylomirabilota bacterium DNA includes these proteins:
- a CDS encoding arsenite methyltransferase yields MSGPEIRQRVTEKYGQAASRARSGAVADCGGSSGARSPITADLYAVDETAGLPGEALRASLGCGNPVALADLRPGEVVLDLGSGGGIDVLLSARRVGPTGRAYGLDMTDEMLALARENQAKAGVQNVEFLKGEIEQVPLPDASVDVIVSNCVINLSADKPRVFAEAFRVLRPGGHLAISDVVVAGELPEPVRRSAEAWTGCLAGVLEERDYATLLGRAGFQAIEIRPTRLYTAADARRFFEVDGSLATELERQGLSLEDVLAALDGKYRSAFIRAVKPTGPRTA; encoded by the coding sequence ATGAGCGGGCCCGAGATCAGGCAGCGCGTCACCGAGAAGTACGGGCAGGCCGCGTCGCGGGCCCGGAGCGGGGCCGTGGCCGACTGCGGAGGATCCTCCGGCGCCCGGAGTCCCATCACCGCCGACCTCTATGCCGTCGACGAGACGGCCGGGCTCCCCGGGGAAGCTCTGCGCGCGTCGCTCGGCTGCGGCAATCCCGTCGCGCTGGCCGACCTCCGGCCGGGCGAGGTGGTCCTGGACCTGGGCTCGGGCGGCGGGATCGACGTGTTGCTCTCGGCCAGGCGCGTGGGCCCGACGGGCCGGGCGTACGGCCTGGACATGACCGACGAGATGCTGGCGCTGGCGCGCGAGAATCAGGCGAAGGCCGGCGTCCAGAACGTCGAGTTCCTCAAGGGCGAGATCGAGCAGGTGCCGCTTCCCGACGCCTCGGTGGACGTCATCGTGTCGAACTGCGTCATCAACCTCTCCGCCGACAAGCCCCGCGTCTTTGCCGAGGCGTTCCGGGTGCTCCGACCCGGCGGTCACCTCGCCATCTCGGATGTGGTCGTCGCGGGGGAGCTGCCCGAGCCGGTCCGGCGGAGCGCGGAGGCCTGGACGGGGTGCCTGGCCGGTGTCCTCGAGGAGCGCGACTACGCGACGCTCCTCGGCCGAGCGGGATTCCAGGCCATCGAGATCCGACCGACCCGGCTCTACACGGCCGCGGACGCCCGCCGCTTCTTCGAGGTAGACGGCTCGCTGGCGACGGAACTCGAGCGCCAGGGACTCAGCCTGGAGGACGTGCTGGCCGCCCTCGACGGGAAGTATCGGAGCGCGTTCATCCGAG
- a CDS encoding metalloregulator ArsR/SmtB family transcription factor, whose translation MKTKQPLPLARLEANDTHVEALRALAHLTRLQVFFFLVRAGREMSAGLIQEALEVPAPTLSHHLDVLRRAGLVHSRKEERYVYYDVNRETVTALVRLLTACC comes from the coding sequence ATGAAAACGAAGCAACCGCTGCCGCTGGCCAGGCTGGAAGCCAATGACACGCATGTCGAGGCCTTACGGGCGCTGGCGCACCTGACCCGGCTCCAGGTGTTCTTCTTCCTGGTGCGGGCCGGACGGGAGATGTCCGCCGGCCTGATTCAGGAAGCGCTGGAGGTCCCGGCGCCGACCCTGTCCCACCATCTGGACGTGCTGCGTCGGGCCGGGCTCGTCCACAGCCGAAAGGAAGAGCGGTACGTCTACTACGACGTGAACCGCGAGACGGTCACGGCCCTGGTGCGACTCCTGACCGCCTGCTGTTAG